Within Desulfobacter sp., the genomic segment AGGGGCGGGGAATCCGAGGTGGCGGCCACCACCACGGCCCGGCGCAGCCCTGCGGGCCCCAGGGTATCTTCCACAAAATCCTTGACCTCCCGGCCCCGCTCCCCGATAAGTCCGATGACCACCACATCCGCAGCCGTATGCTTGGTCATCATGCCCATGAGCACACTTTTGCCCACACCGGAACCGGCCATGATGGCCACCCGCTGGCCCCGGCCCAGGGTAATCATGGAATTTATGGCGCCGATGCCCACATCCAGCGGTTCTCTAATGGTTTTCCGCTCCAGGGGCCCCAGGGGCTTGCCGTAGAGATAGTAGCTGTGGTCCGCCGGAATGGGGCCTTTCCCGTCAATGGGATTGCCCATGCCGTCCACCACCCGGCCCAGCATGGCGTCTGAAACCCCCACCATGGGGGAGGAGGCCACGGGAAGAATCCGGCTACCCAGGCTGATGCCCCGCATATCGCCAAAGGGCATGAACAGGGCTTTTTCGCCCTTGAAACCGACAACCTCAGCCATGACGGCCAGGCCCTGGTCATTGATGATATTGCAGACCCCGCCCACGCCAAGGCCTAAGCTGTCCCCTTCGGCGATGAGGCCGATGACCTGTGAAACCCGTCCTTCTGGCACAACGGTTCTGGCACCCGCCACCGCCCTGAGGTATCGGGAAAAATCCACCCGGTCAAAAAGATCCGCTCTCATGACCGGGAGGCCCCCACCACCGCATCATAAACTGCGGCCAGCTTTGATTCCGGATCCGTGGCAATGACGGCCCCGGCACTTTCGATGCGGCATCCCCCCTTGGGAATCATGGGATCAGAATTCACAGCCACATGATTCAACGAGCGGATGGATTCGAAAAAGACCTCTTTAACCATTTCCACATACTCATAATCTTCAGTGGAGACATTGAGGGTGATCTCTTCCGGGGCCACAAGGCCTTTCATGGCATCAATAATGGTGTGACGGACGATTTCGTCATCGGTATCCACCTTGGCGGCCACAGCTTTTTCTGCAATTTTATATACCAGTTCAATGAGTTGCCCCTCATACCGTACCAGCATCCGGTCCAACAGCCCGTCCGCGGTTTCCAGGCTCTCTTTCAAAGGCCCCAGGACATCCTCGGTCTGGGCACGGACCTCAGTTCGGCCGGCCTCAAGCCCCTCTTCCAGGCCCTGCTGAAAGCCCTCTTCCTGGCCCTTGGCAAACCCGTCGGCCTCTCCTTTTTCCCTGCCCTGGGCCTCTCCCTTGGCAAAGCCCTCCTCAAAGCCTTTGGTTTCCCCAGCAGCCCTGCCCTCTTCCTGTCCCCGGGCAAGCCCGTCCTGGTATCCCTGTTCAAATCCCAGCTCTTCCGGAGTTTTTTCCGGCGGGGCATCCCGACCCTCTGACGAATCCGATTCCGGGTCCGGCGTCGTGTCCGGTGCACCATTTTCTTCCGTATCCGTCCCCTCTATCAGGGGCTCGAACAACTCCTGCTTGATTTCACGGGTTACCTTATAAAGCGCCTCAAAGGAGACTTCCTCCTCTTTTTCCTCCTCCTCCGGATCGAACAGGAGCTTGAACCTGTCGTAATCCGGTTCGGTTTCCGGGGATTTTACCGAGACTTCCTTTTCAAAACTCTCCAGGGCCCCCAGATCCATTGGCTTGAACCCATCGTCCGGAACCGTATTGGGTGTATTCTTATCAGACAAGGACATCATCCTTTCCTTTGCCCAGGGTTATGGTGCCGTCGGCCTCAAGCTCCTTGGCTGCCCGGACCACTGCCTGCTGGGCCTCTTCAACTTCGGCCAGGCGGACAGGCCCCATGGCCTCAAGGTCGTCTTTAAGCATTTCACCGGCCCGCTGGGAGAGGTTGGAGAATATCTTGTCCTTCATCTCTTCGGTGGCGGTCTTCAGGGCGTAGGTAAGCTGCTGGCCTTCAACCTTCTTGAGGATTTCCCTCATGGCCGTATCGTCTATACCGGTGAGATCCTCAAATACAAACATGAGGTTCCGGATTTCGTTGGCCATTTCGGCATCATCTTCTTCCACATATTCCATGACCGAATCTTCGGTGGATTTATCCACCCCATTGATGATATCCACCAGCACTTCCAGGCCGCCGGCCTTGCCCCCGGGACCTACGGCTCCGGAGAGTTCATACTTCAGGGCCCGGTCCACATCCCGGACCACATCCTCGGATATCTGTCCCAGTTTGGCAATACGCATGGCAATATCACCCTTCTGCTCGTCGGGCAGCGTCATCAAAATTTCCGAGGAGATTTCCGCCGGCATGTGGGCCAGGATCATGGCGATGGTCTGGGGATGCTCCCCTTCCACATAGGCAGCCAGGGTGCCGACATTGACATTCCGGCTCCAGATAAAGGGCTTGTCCTGTTTTTTCTTTTCCAGGTCTTCCAGGATGGCTTTGGCCTCGTTTTCCTTGAGGGTCTTGGACACCACGTTCTTGATAAAGGTATCCCCCTCCACGATCATTTTGGTATCCCCTTCGAATTTTTCCACAAATTCCTCGGATACCCCTTTGAGCATTTCCGGGGTGATGTGATCGATCTTGGACATTTCAAAGGCGATATCCGCAATCTCCTGCTCCGTCATTTTCTCGAACACCGAGGTGGCGTAAACCTCCCCCATGACCATGAGAAACACGGCGGCTTTCTGGCAGCCGGTCAAATTTTTCGGATCAAAATCCTTTGCCATGGTTTAGTCCTCTTCTTCCTCTGTGGTTTCGCTGACCCATCCCTTGATGATGTTCACCGTCTTGAACAGATCCTGGTTGGCGTAGAATCTGGCCTTTTCCGTTGGCGGCATATTGGCCAGATAAGCGGCCCGCTCGCTGACCGTCATCTTTCTGATGAATTCCTCTTTCTGGTCTTCGGTCATCATTTCAAGGAATTCGCGCTGCTGATCCGCATCCATTTCCTCGAACTTGGGCTGTTTTTCCTCTTCCTCAAGCAGGGCCAGTTCCTCGGGCGACGGCAGGGCTTCCTGTTCCACAGTGACCTTGATATCCTTCACCGTCTTGATAATGGGACGGATAATGAAGAGGAATAATACCAGAACCAGCAGAAGGTTGGCAATAAGCCGGCCATATTCCTTCTGGACCATTTTCCAGCCCGTGAGCTTGGGCGCGGCCCCGTCCAGCTCGCCGATGGGAGCAAAGGGGAAGCATTCCATGGACACCTGGTCGCTGCGGTCTTCATTGTAGCCCATGGCATTGACCACAATATTCTTGAACTGGTTCATCTCCTCAACGGACCTGGGCACATAGGCCCGGCTGGTCTCTCCGGCCTCATTGGTTTTGAATTCGTACCGGCCGTCCACCACGGCGGCCACGGAAACCCGGGTCAGGGTTGCCATGGGCTTCTGGGTCTCCCGAACCCGCCTTGAAATTTCATAGTTGACCGTATCGTCGCTTTTGTTTACCCGCTCGTTGGTCTGCTCTCCGGGCGGATTTTCATCTGTAATGGGATTGACGCTGGAGGGGATACCGATATCCTCGGTGACCTGGACCACTTTTTCCGCTTTGTTTTTCCGGCTTCTGATAAACTCCCCGCCCCGTTCAAAGGGATCGTAGATCTCCTCATTCATATTATTTTTGGAAAAATCCATCTCCGTGGTCACCCGGACAATGGCCTTGTCCTTGCCCACGATGCGCTCCAGCATGGTCTGGATCCTGCGGGTGAGGTTTTCCTCAAACCTGACCTTGTACTGGTATTGGGCATCGGCCAGGTTCTCCGCATCAATCCGCGCCTGCTCTTCTTCGGATTTGCCCTCGAAAAGAATCCGCCCCGCCGTATCCACGATGGTGACCAACTTGGGGGTGAGATCCTGGACCGCAGAGGCCACCAGATGGGCGATGGAGGCCACCTTTTCCTTGTCCAGATCTGAATTGAGTTCCAGCAGGATAGAGGCCGAGGGCTGTTTGGTTTCCTCCACAAACACCGATTCCTTGGGCAGCACGATCATCACCCTGGCGTTTTTCACCTCGTCAAAGGCCTTGATGGTCCGGGCCAGTTCTCCCTGAAGTGCCCGTTTCTTGTTGATTTTCTGGACAAACTCGGTGGTGCCGAATTCAGTCTTATCAAAAATTTCATACCCCACGCCCCCGCCTTTGGGAATCCCTTCCTTGGCCATGGACAGCCGGACATCATAAACAATGGATTCAGGCACCATGATGGTGGTGCCGTCTCCGGTGATCCGGTAGGGGGTATTGGCGGATTTGAGGTGCTCGACCACGGCAGCGGCGTCCTCCCGGGTCAAACCGGTGTATGCGGCCTTGAACTGGGTCTTGTTGGTCCAGATGAACATGGTGGTGAATCCGGCAATCACGGAGAGTACCAGCACCCCCAGAATGATTTTACGGACCAGGGACAATTCCTTTAAGGTCGTTATGATTCTTTCGACTACGGGGTTCATAAAACCGGCTGCTCCTTACTATACCTGCATGCGCATGATTTCATTATAGGCCGTCATGGCCTTGTTTCTCACCTGGGCCAGCACTTTGAGGGTGGTGCTTGCCTTGCCCAAGGCCAACATCCCTTCATGGATACCCATGCGGCCCTGGATTACGGCTTCCACGGAATCGTCGGCAATGTGCTGTTTGTCATTTACTTCGAGGACAGCGGATTTCAACCGCTGGGAAAATTCCGGATTCCGCCGCTCCACCCGCTTGTTCACCGGTTCCCGGTGAAGGTTGGTCATTCCCGAATTAATTTTGTTTATACCGGCCATGTCCATCTCCTAAACTTATCTGCTGGTCCTTATTTGCCGATTTCCAGAGCCTTGGCCACCATGTCCTTGGTGGTGGATAAGGCCGTAACACTGGCTTCATAGCTCCTTCGTGCCACCATCATATCCGCAATTTCGGTCAGATGGTCCACATTGGGCATTTTCACGTATCCGGTATCCGGATCTGCATCGGGATGGGCCGGATTGTATACCAGGGCAAAATCTTCCTGGGACCGGACGATCTGATCCACCTTCACCCCGTCGCCCTTATTCGGTTTCACCTCTCCGTCCAATTCAATGGGGGAAAACTCAATGGGCCCGCCGACTTGTTTTTTCTTCATATTTTTTTCGATCACGCTTTCAAAGGAATCAATGGAGGAGCCCTTGAATACCACCATTTTCCGGCGGTAGGGCCCGCCCTCTTCAGTGCGGGTGGTATCCACGTTGGCCAGGTTCTCGGCAATCACGTTGAGCTTCGTCCGGTGGGCCGCCAGGGCTGTGCCGCTGATTTTTGCCGCATTCATCAAATCCATGGATTATTTACCTCCTTCTTCAATGGCGTAATTGAGGATGGCCGCCTTTCTCAGCAGCATCTCCGCGGTTGATTTATATTTGATATTGTTTTCCATCAGGTGCATCATCTCGGTATCGATGTTCACCGAATCCAGATGGTGGATATCCACATCCTCGCTGTCTTCCCCCCGCACCTCATAGGGACGGCGGCCATCGTTAAAGGAAAGGTGTTTTTCATGGGTCTTCGCCATATAGTCGGGTTCGGAGCCGGTCATGGCCCGCTTCAGGGCGCTCTGGAAATCCAGGTCGCTGGGGGTGTACCCGATGGTATCCATATTGGCGATATTGCTTGAAATCAAATTATGCCGTTTGGCAGAGATATCCAGGCTTTTGGATATCATCTGGTGGGTACGACCGAAGATTCTCGAATCTGCCATCTTTCCAATGCTCCCTTGTTCCTGTGGCTGCCCCGAGATAAAAGGGCAAACCAGATCAAAACATCATAAACAAACTACTGGAAAGACAAAATGCAATTTACATGCCGGGTTTTAAATCAGGAAGTTTCTTTATATTCGTTGAGTTTGTTTCGCAGGGTGCGGACGCTGATACCGAGAATCTTCGCAGCGTGGGTGCGGTTGCCCTCAGTGGTGTCAAGGGTCTTGAAAATCATCTTCTGCTCCATCTCTTTCAAGGAGCCGGCGGGAACCTCAAAGGCCTGTTCTTCGTGGGTTTCAGCGGTCAGTCCCGTCGCCGGAGCCACCCCGTCCATGAGCAGATCCTGGGGGGTGATCCGGTCGGACTGGGCCAGCAGCACTGCCCGGTGGATAATATTTTCCAGTTCCCGGACATTGCCAGGGAATCCATGGGCCGACAGCTGGGCCACGGCCTCCGGCGTCAATCCTCTGACGTCCCGCCCGTCAATCCGACAGTATTTCTCAATGAAAAACTCACAGAGCAGATTCATATCGCCGAACCGTTCCCTCAGGGGAGGAATTACCAGGGGGATGGTGTTGAGCCGGTAAAACAGATCCTCCCTGAACTCTTTATTGTCCACTGCGGATTTGGCATCCCGGTTGGTGGTGGCAATGACACGGACATCCACATCAACGGACTGGGTGCCGCCCACACGGTCCACCACCTTTTCCTGGAGAACCCGCAGCAGCTTGGACTGCAGATGGAACTGCATTTCCGTGATCTCATCCAGAAACAGGGTGCCCTTGTCCGCCAGTTCGAATTTGCCTATCTTTCTGGACAGGGCGCCTGTAAAGGCTCCTTTTTCATGGCCGAACAATTCACTTTCCAAAAGGTTTTCCGGCAGGGCCGCACAGTTCACTGCAATAAAGGGCCGGTCCCTGCGCCCGCTTTTTTCATGGAGGAACCGGGCAAACAATTCCTTGCCCGTACCACTCTCCCCCTGGATGAGGACAGAAGCGCTGGAATCGGCCACCCGTTCCGCAAGGCCCAGCAATTGCTTCATTTTGGTATCGCTGGTGATAATCCGGACCTTTTTCTTTTTTTGAGAGGATTTTTTTTCACGTGCCGGGGCCGCCTCCGCCCCTCCCATTGTCAGGGCCTTGCGGACACTGAGTTCAAGCTGCCGGGGATCCACCGGCTTAATAAGGTAATCCACGGCCCCGGCTTTCATCAGGGCCACGGCATAATCCACATCCGGCTCGGGGGTGATGATAATGGTTCGGCACTGCGGATGGGCGGCATCCGCCGCCTTTAAAAATTCAAGGGCTGAAAAATCCGGAGTGGCGTCATCGGCCACCACGATCCGGGGCTTGTTCTCATTAAGAAGGGCAGATGCAGAACCGCCGTCGGGCACGGCATCCACCAGAAAGCCCAACCCCTCCAGCAGGGCCGTGTAATTCATCCTGTCTTTTGGATTTTCAATGATGAGGAATACTCTCTGTCCAGGCATTGTCGGGCTATCTTATCCTTTTCTTATCCTTTAGGAGTTGATCATCTTTCCGGCCAGGTCAAGGGTGCTCAGACGTTGCTGAGCCAGCCGGGCCCATACTGAATCATAGGTCTGGGCCACATGCTCAAAGGTCTGCTTTGCCTTATCCA encodes:
- the fliE gene encoding flagellar hook-basal body complex protein FliE; the protein is MAGINKINSGMTNLHREPVNKRVERRNPEFSQRLKSAVLEVNDKQHIADDSVEAVIQGRMGIHEGMLALGKASTTLKVLAQVRNKAMTAYNEIMRMQV
- a CDS encoding flagellar biosynthesis/type III secretory pathway protein, which produces MSLSDKNTPNTVPDDGFKPMDLGALESFEKEVSVKSPETEPDYDRFKLLFDPEEEEKEEEVSFEALYKVTREIKQELFEPLIEGTDTEENGAPDTTPDPESDSSEGRDAPPEKTPEELGFEQGYQDGLARGQEEGRAAGETKGFEEGFAKGEAQGREKGEADGFAKGQEEGFQQGLEEGLEAGRTEVRAQTEDVLGPLKESLETADGLLDRMLVRYEGQLIELVYKIAEKAVAAKVDTDDEIVRHTIIDAMKGLVAPEEITLNVSTEDYEYVEMVKEVFFESIRSLNHVAVNSDPMIPKGGCRIESAGAVIATDPESKLAAVYDAVVGASRS
- a CDS encoding sigma-54-dependent Fis family transcriptional regulator, whose product is MPGQRVFLIIENPKDRMNYTALLEGLGFLVDAVPDGGSASALLNENKPRIVVADDATPDFSALEFLKAADAAHPQCRTIIITPEPDVDYAVALMKAGAVDYLIKPVDPRQLELSVRKALTMGGAEAAPAREKKSSQKKKKVRIITSDTKMKQLLGLAERVADSSASVLIQGESGTGKELFARFLHEKSGRRDRPFIAVNCAALPENLLESELFGHEKGAFTGALSRKIGKFELADKGTLFLDEITEMQFHLQSKLLRVLQEKVVDRVGGTQSVDVDVRVIATTNRDAKSAVDNKEFREDLFYRLNTIPLVIPPLRERFGDMNLLCEFFIEKYCRIDGRDVRGLTPEAVAQLSAHGFPGNVRELENIIHRAVLLAQSDRITPQDLLMDGVAPATGLTAETHEEQAFEVPAGSLKEMEQKMIFKTLDTTEGNRTHAAKILGISVRTLRNKLNEYKETS
- a CDS encoding FliI/YscN family ATPase; amino-acid sequence: MRADLFDRVDFSRYLRAVAGARTVVPEGRVSQVIGLIAEGDSLGLGVGGVCNIINDQGLAVMAEVVGFKGEKALFMPFGDMRGISLGSRILPVASSPMVGVSDAMLGRVVDGMGNPIDGKGPIPADHSYYLYGKPLGPLERKTIREPLDVGIGAINSMITLGRGQRVAIMAGSGVGKSVLMGMMTKHTAADVVVIGLIGERGREVKDFVEDTLGPAGLRRAVVVAATSDSPPLTRMRGAYLATTIAEYFRDQGKNVLLMVDSITRFAMSSRDVGLAAGEPPTTRGYTPSFFVQIPILLERAGCLESGGSITGIYTTLVEGDDMNDPVGDTVRSIVDGHIVLSRDLANRGHYPAIDVMASVSRVMRDVSTQDHMAVRDKAVAIMAAYKSAEDMISIGAYVDGSDPNVDQAKRLMPRINQFLRQQIEAGMDHKSSVAGLSAALEV
- the fliG gene encoding flagellar motor switch protein FliG, with the protein product MAKDFDPKNLTGCQKAAVFLMVMGEVYATSVFEKMTEQEIADIAFEMSKIDHITPEMLKGVSEEFVEKFEGDTKMIVEGDTFIKNVVSKTLKENEAKAILEDLEKKKQDKPFIWSRNVNVGTLAAYVEGEHPQTIAMILAHMPAEISSEILMTLPDEQKGDIAMRIAKLGQISEDVVRDVDRALKYELSGAVGPGGKAGGLEVLVDIINGVDKSTEDSVMEYVEEDDAEMANEIRNLMFVFEDLTGIDDTAMREILKKVEGQQLTYALKTATEEMKDKIFSNLSQRAGEMLKDDLEAMGPVRLAEVEEAQQAVVRAAKELEADGTITLGKGKDDVLV
- the flgB gene encoding flagellar basal body rod protein FlgB → MADSRIFGRTHQMISKSLDISAKRHNLISSNIANMDTIGYTPSDLDFQSALKRAMTGSEPDYMAKTHEKHLSFNDGRRPYEVRGEDSEDVDIHHLDSVNIDTEMMHLMENNIKYKSTAEMLLRKAAILNYAIEEGGK
- the flgC gene encoding flagellar basal body rod protein FlgC; this encodes MDLMNAAKISGTALAAHRTKLNVIAENLANVDTTRTEEGGPYRRKMVVFKGSSIDSFESVIEKNMKKKQVGGPIEFSPIELDGEVKPNKGDGVKVDQIVRSQEDFALVYNPAHPDADPDTGYVKMPNVDHLTEIADMMVARRSYEASVTALSTTKDMVAKALEIGK
- the fliF gene encoding flagellar M-ring protein FliF; its protein translation is MNPVVERIITTLKELSLVRKIILGVLVLSVIAGFTTMFIWTNKTQFKAAYTGLTREDAAAVVEHLKSANTPYRITGDGTTIMVPESIVYDVRLSMAKEGIPKGGGVGYEIFDKTEFGTTEFVQKINKKRALQGELARTIKAFDEVKNARVMIVLPKESVFVEETKQPSASILLELNSDLDKEKVASIAHLVASAVQDLTPKLVTIVDTAGRILFEGKSEEEQARIDAENLADAQYQYKVRFEENLTRRIQTMLERIVGKDKAIVRVTTEMDFSKNNMNEEIYDPFERGGEFIRSRKNKAEKVVQVTEDIGIPSSVNPITDENPPGEQTNERVNKSDDTVNYEISRRVRETQKPMATLTRVSVAAVVDGRYEFKTNEAGETSRAYVPRSVEEMNQFKNIVVNAMGYNEDRSDQVSMECFPFAPIGELDGAAPKLTGWKMVQKEYGRLIANLLLVLVLFLFIIRPIIKTVKDIKVTVEQEALPSPEELALLEEEEKQPKFEEMDADQQREFLEMMTEDQKEEFIRKMTVSERAAYLANMPPTEKARFYANQDLFKTVNIIKGWVSETTEEEED